A region from the Arachis ipaensis cultivar K30076 chromosome B01, Araip1.1, whole genome shotgun sequence genome encodes:
- the LOC107617406 gene encoding cyclin-D1-1 yields MSVSPKHSACTLLDLHCNEATSDVVYLDSNIHSNYEFDDAGSNNALLWSDSGSVDEEDRLLSLLDSELDQVQERTRSLIQLRKTKWLRNAREEAINWILKVCAYYSFRPETAYLSAIYLDRFLLSHTLKQDKTWPLQLLSVACLSLAAKMEETKVPLLLDLQMVEPRFLFRPKTVQRMELLVMATLKWQLRVITKPFDFAHLFILRLSCSSASTLGDLNYLASRVSDVIFKTCLVMDFLEFSPSTIAAAALLYVTDQYVDDLKLHGFHKNIRIDMVQKCHNLMKQTIQRSEYILPKTTLQLMPPSPTCVLDLADMQDNHSATHK; encoded by the exons ATGTCTGTCTCCCCAAAACACTCAGCTTGTACTCTTCTTGACTTGCACTGCAATGAAGCAACAAGCGATGTGGTGTACTTGGATTCCAACATTCACAGCAACTATGAATTCGACGATGCTGGTTCGAACAATGCTCTTCTATGGAGCGACTCTGGTAGTGTCGATGAAGAAGACCGTCTCTTAAGCTTGTTAGACTCTGAACTTGATCAAGTTCAGGAAAGAACAAGGTCTCTAATACAACTTCGCAAGACTAAGTGGCTGCGCAATGCGCGAGAAGAAGCCATAAATTGGATCCTAAAG GTATGTGCATACTACAGTTTTAGACCTGAGACGGCATATCTTTCTGCAATTTATCTTGATCGTTTCCTTTTGTCGCACACATTGAAG CAAGATAAAACATGGCCTCTGCAGCTGCTATCAGTTGCATGCCTTTCGCTCGCAGCGAAAATGGAAGAAACCAAGGTGCCTCTGCTATTGGACCTACAAATGGTTGAGCCAAGGTTCTTGTTTAGGCCGAAAACAGTTCAGAGGATGGAGCTTCTGGTTATGGCAACTCTCAAGTGGCAACTCCGAGTTATAACAAAGCCTTTCGATTTTGCTCATCTTTTCATTCTTAGACTTTCTTGTTCTTCAGCTTCCACATTAGGAGATTTAAATTATCTTGCTTCTCGTGTGTCTGATGTTATCTTTAAAACATGTTTAG TTATGGATTTCTTGGAGTTTTCACCTTCCACAATAGCAGCAGCGGCTCTGTTATATGTAACAGATCAATATGTTGATGACCTTAAACTACATGGCTTCCACAAGAATATAAGAATT GATATGGTGCAGAAATGTCACAACCTTATGAAGCAGACAATTCAGAGATCGGAATATATTTTGCCAAAGACTACTCTTCAGTTAATGCCCCCAAGTCCAACTTGTGTGCTTGATCTTGCAGATATGCAAGATAATCATAGTGCTACTCACAAATGA